The Centroberyx gerrardi isolate f3 chromosome 19, fCenGer3.hap1.cur.20231027, whole genome shotgun sequence genome has a segment encoding these proteins:
- the fam210aa gene encoding uncharacterized protein C18orf19 homolog A encodes FSSSSFPTSTSSSSSSSTFSSSSSTFPTSSSPPSSPWSTSKITTRRGFVTSASFWTTGRPPPTGVSQSDGAARSGPSEPGLGPDADPLQDGSVGLVSRFKRTLRQYGKVLVPVHLLTSAAWFTSFYYAAMNGVNVVPVLEFIPGFPERIINLLQNSQSGHALTAYALYKIATPARYTVSLGGTSLSVKYLRRHGYMSTPPPVKEYLQDKMEETKERLSGRLQETKDKVSFRRKKD; translated from the exons ttctcctcctcctccttccccacctccacctcttcctcctcctcctcctccaccttctcctcctcctcctccaccttccccacctcctcctcccccccctcctccccctggtcAACCAGCAAG ATAACCACTCGTCGCGGGTTTGTGACCTCAGCCTCATTCTGGACTACAGGACGCCCACCCCCCACAG GTGTTAGCCAATCAGATGGTGCAGCCCGATCCGGTCCATCGGAGCCAGGTTTGGGTCCGGACGCCGACCCACTCCAGGACGGCTCCGTGGGTCTGGTCTCCAGGTTCAAACGAACTCTCAGACAATATGGAAAAGTTCTGGTTCCAGTTCACCTGCTGACCTCCGCCGCCTGGTTCACCTCCTTCTACTACGCTGCCATGAA TGGAGTGAACGTGGTTCCAGTTCTGGAGTTCATTCCAGGTTTTCCAGAGAGAATCATCAACCTGCTGCAGAACTCACAGAGCGGACACGCTCTGACGGCCTACGCCCTGTACAAG ATCGCCACTCCTGCCAGATACACCGTCAGCCTGGGCGGGACCTCGCTGTCCGTCAAGTACCTCCGTCGCCACGGTTACATGTCCACACCGCCGCCTGTCAAAGAGTACCTGCAGGACAAGATGGAGGAGACGAAGGAGCGGCTGAGCGGGCGGCTGCAAGAGACGAAAGACAAGGTCAGCTTCAGGAGGAAGAAGGACTAG